The following are from one region of the Haliaeetus albicilla chromosome 24, bHalAlb1.1, whole genome shotgun sequence genome:
- the USP19 gene encoding ubiquitin carboxyl-terminal hydrolase 19 isoform X5 encodes MSSSTNAPGQRRVSRGLDDATNKKKQKDRANQESKEVSRPELEQAETAQEKDSEEELLLDWKQNADEIIVKLNLGSGALKVEDVDAAFTDTDCVVKLPDGRQWSCQFYEEIESSCSKVQCKKGNFLQLVLQKKIPLHTWSSLLKRRKDGSKELAKGTTCWENGKEKAASAELAPEEPRAEGAEPPRSRREPSNPKRAPGRSEALGGKSPASPGTQSGPSAKRAVYLKVAPTEEEPNARVTGSVEPSKGHSGRAGSRRNGRASQVDAPTALADLAPPLEKAVVLAKESVPVEMPPLAATTEVFPHRVATCVEKRVLQPGSPAEALRGRDCTPVLGESSKTVPAATPPPSRDEPEPFVSLTFVKNDSYEKGNDLVVVHVYVKEIHKETSKVLFREQDFTLVFQTSDTNFLRLHPGCGPHTVFRWQVKLRNLIEPDQCTYNFTMSRIDVCLKKRQSQRWGGLEAPATRGAVGGAKVAMPTGPTPLDKNPPGSNQHPLSSKEEARASDKEKPRVEDGGLDGVAARTAPEHVAVKQEPHIPSPKPTCMVPPMTHSPVSTESVEDDEDEDEKKKVCLPGFTGLVNLGNTCFMNSVIQSLSNTRELRDYFHDRSFESEINYNNPLGTGGRLAIGFAMLLRALWKGTHHAFQPSKLKAVVASKASQFTGYAQHDAQEFMAFLLDGLHEDLNRIQNKPYTETVDSDGRPDEVVAEEAWQRHKMRNDSFIVDLFQGQYKSKLVCPVCSKVSITFDPFLYLPVPLPQKQKVLTVYYFAKEPHKKPIKFLVSISKENSSAMEVLDSVAHSVRVKPENLRLAEVIKNRFHRMFLPSNSLDTVSPTDLLLCFEVLSPELAKERVVELQVQQRPQVPSGPVAKCAACQKKQLPEDEKLRRCTRCYRVGYCNVACQKTHWPDHKALCRPENIGFPFLISVPESRLTYARLAQLLEGYARYSVSVFQPPFQLGRMSPDQGLQPLLPDKLDPLAKSSCAAATSAPELGDVDRATSLLQEPPLSPAVPELHLELGDTGTVRSKVLAARSSLLSLDSGFSEHMESQGDSCCEKEPSYERALKPEAAIPGYQHTPDSLSARATQFYINKIDAANREHKLEDKGDTPLELTDDCSLALVWKNNERLKEFVLVESKELECVEDPGSASEAARAGHFTLEQCLNLFTKPEVLAPEEAWYCPKCKQHREASKQLMLWRLPNVLIIQLKRFSFRSFIWRDKINDMVDFPVRSLDLSKFCIGRKGEQQLPMYDLYAVINHYGGMIGGHYTAYARLPNDKNSQRSDVGWRLFDDSTVTTVDESQVVTRYAYVLFYRRRNSPVERPLPGHPPDHRTERTPSAEAAASQASLIWQELEAEEQELQLEAPQRPARNSWRPRGQKQSPGTPQHPDEGCVRYFVLATTAAIVALFLNVFYPLIYQTRWR; translated from the exons AGTTCTATGAGGAAATTGAGAGCTCCTGCAGCAAGGTCCAGTGCAAGAAGGGCAACTTTCTACAGCTTGTGCTTCAGAAGAAGATCCCACTCCATACCTGGTCTTCGCTTCTG aagagaaggaaagacgGATCCAAAGAGCTGGCCAAAGGGACCACATGCTGGGAGAATGGGAAGGAGAAggctgcttctgcagagctggccCCTGAAGAGCCAAGGGCTGAAGGTGCAGAACCGCCAAGGTCCCGCCGGGAGCCCTCCAACCCCAAGCGCGCTCCAGGAAGAAGTGAGGCTCTGGGAGGGAAAAGCCCAgccagcccagggacacagagcggcCCCAGCGCCAAGCGGGCAGTATACCTCAAAGTGGCTCCCACTGAAGAGGAGCCAAATGCCAGAGTCACTGGGAGCGTGGAGCCCAGCAAAGGGCACAGCGGGagggcaggcagccgccgcAATGGCAGAGCCAGCCAGGTTGATGCGCCCACAGCCCTCGCAGACCTCGCACCGCCACTGGAGAAG GCTGTGGTTTTGGCCAAGGAAAGTGTTCCTGTGGAGATGCCACCTCTCGCAGCTACCACAGAGGTGTTCCCCCACCGTGTTGCCACCTGTGTGGAGAAGAGGGtcctgcagccaggcagccctgctgaggCCTTGCGGGGCCGGGACTGCACACCTGTCCTGGGAGAGAGCTCTAAGACTGTCCCAGCAGCCACCCCTCCCCCGAGCAGAGACG AGCCAGAGCCTTTTGTGAGCCTGACCTTTGTCAAGAATGACTCATACGAGAAGGGCAATGACCTGGTGGTAGTGCACGTCTACGTGAAGGAGATCCACAAGGAGACGTCCAAGGTGTTATTCCGGGAGCAAGACTTCACCCTGGTGTTCCAGACAAG TGACACAAACTTCCTTCGCCTCCATCCTGGCTGTGGGCCCCACACAGTGTTCCGGTGGCAGGTGAAGCTCAG GAACCTTATTGAGCCAGACCAGTGCACGTACAACTTCACGATGTCTCGCATTGATGTCTGCCTGAAGAAACGCCAGAGCCagcgctggggggggctggaaGCTCCAGCCACACGAG GTGCAGTGGGTGGTGCAAAGGTTGCCATGCCTACAGGCCCTACCCCTCTGGACAAGAACCCCCCGGGCAGTAACCAGCACCCCCTGTCCAGCAAGGAGGAGGCCCGAGCCAGTGACAAAGAGAAGCCGCGTGTGGAAGATGGCGGACTGGATGGCGTGGCAGCCCGTACAGCCCCAGAGCATGTGGCAGTGAAGCAAGAGCCGCACATCCCCTCG CCCAAACCAACGTGCATGGTGCCACCAATGACACACAGCCCTGTGAGCACCGAGAGCGTGGAGGATGATGAGGATGAGGACGAGAAGAAGAAGGTCTGCCTGCCTGGCTTCACGGGGCTGGTGAACCTGGGCAACACCTGCTTCATGAACAGCGTCATCCAGTCCCTGTCTAACACCCGGGAACTGCGCGACTACTTCCATG ATCGGTCCTTTGAGTCTGAAATCAACTACAACAACCCGCTGGGGACGGGGGGACGCCTGGCCATTGGCTTTGCCATGCTGCTGCGAGCGCTGTGGAAGGGCACGCAccatgccttccagccctctAAACTGAAG GCAGTCGTGGCCAGCAAGGCCAGCCAGTTCACTGGCTATGCCCAGCACGATGCTCAGGAGTTCATGGCCTTCCTGCTCGATGGCCTGCATGAAGACCTCAACCGCATCCAGAACAAGCCCTACACAGAGACTGTTGACTCGGATGGGAGGCCTGACGAG GTGGTAGCTGAGGAGGCCTGGCAGCGACACAAGATGAGGAATGACTCTTTCATTGTGGACCTCTTCCAGGGCCAGTACAAATCCAAGCTGGTGTGCCCAGTGTGTTCCAAG GTGTCCATCACCTTTGACCCCTTCCTGTACCTCCCCGTGCCCCTCCCGCAGAAGCAGAAGGTGCTGACCGTCTACTACTTTGCAAAGGAACCGCACAAGAAACCCATCAAG TTCCTCGTGAGTATCAGCAAGGAGAACTCCAGTGCCATGGAGGTACTTGACTCAGTGGCCCACAGCGTGCGCGTGAAACCAGAGAACCTGCGCCTGGCAGAG GTGATCAAGAATCGCTTCCACCGCATGTTCCTGCCATCCAACTCGCTGGACACAGTCTCCCCcacagacctgctgctctgcttcGAGGTGCTGTCCCCAGAGCTGGCCAAGGAGCGGGTGGTCGAGCTGCAGGTCCAGCAG CGTCCACAGGTGCCCAGTGGCCCCGTCGCCAAGTGTGCGGCCTGCCAGAAGAAGCAGCTGCCAGAGGATGAGAAGCTCAGGCGCTGCACGAGGTGCTATCGAGTCGGTTACTGCAACGT GGCATGTCAGAAAACACACTGGCCAGACCACAAGGCTTTGTGCCGCCCCGAGAACATCGGTTTCCCCTTCCTCATCAGTGTGCCAGAGTCCCGCCTCACCTATGCCCGCCTGGCCCAACTGCTGGAGGGCTACGCAAG GTACTCAGTCAGCGTGTTCCAGCCTCCATTCCAGCTGGGCCGGATGTCACCAGaccaggggctgcagcctctgctcccaGACAAGCTGGACCCCCTGGccaaaagcagctgtgcagcagcCACCTCTGCCCCTGAGCTGGGGGACGTGGATAGGGCTACCAGCCTCCTGCAGGAGCCCCCGCTCTCGCCAGCTGTGCCTGAGCTGCACCTGGAGCTGGGGGACACTGGCACTGTCCGGAGCAAGGTCCTGGCAGCTAGGAGTTCCCTGTTGAGCTTGGATTCGGGCTTCTCTGAGCACATGGAGTCGCAGGGCGACAGCTGTTGTGAGAAGGAGCCATCCTATGAGAGAGCACTCAAGCCAGAAG CTGCCATCCCTGGGTACCAGCACACTCCAGACTCACTGAGCGCCCGTGCCACGCAGTTTTACATCAACAAGATCGATGCTGCCAACCGAGAGCACAAGCTGGAAGATAAAG GTGACACCCCCCTGGAGCTGACAGATGACTGCTCCCTTGCCCTGGTGTGGAAGAACAATGAACGCCTCAAGGAATTTGTGTTGGTGGAGTCCAAGGAGCTGGAGTGCGTGGAGGACCCAGGCTCGGCCAGTGAAGCAGCCCGGGCTGGCCACTTCACCCTGGAGCAGTGCCTCAATCTCTTCACCAAGCCCGAAGTCCTGGCCCCGGAAGAAGCGTG GTACTGCCCCAAGTGCAAGCAGCACCGTGAGGCCTCCAAGCAGCTGATGCTGTGGCGGCTACCCAACGTCCTCATTATCCAGCTCAAGCGCTTCTCCTTCCGCAGCTTTATTTGGAGGGACAAGATCAACGACATGGTGGACTTCCCTGTCCG GAGCCTGGACCTGAGCAAGTTCTGCATTGGCCggaagggagagcagcagctgcccatGTATGACCTATATGCTGTGATCAACCATTACGGAGGCATGATTGGGGGACACTACACGGCGTACGCCCGCCTGCCCAACGACAAGAACAGCCAGCGCAGTGACGTGG GCTGGCGGCTCTTTGACGACAGCACAGTCACCACCGTGGATGAGAGCCAGGTGGTAACCAGATACGCGTATGTCCTCTTCTACCGCCGGCGGAACTCTCCTGTGGAGAGACCCCTGCCAGGGCACCCCCCAGACCACCGAACCGAGCGCACCCCCTCTGCGGaagctgctgccagccag GCTTCTCTGATCTGGCAGGAACTGGAGGCTGAAGAACAAGAGCTGCAGCTCGAGGCACCCCAAAGGCCTGCAAGAAACTCCTGGAGGCCTCGTGGCCAGAAGCAGAGTCCGGGCACTCCCCAGCACCCAGACGAAGGCTGCGTCAGATACTTTGTCCTGGCCACCACGGCCGCAATCGTGGCACTCTTCCTGAATGTCTTCTACCCGCTCATTTACCAGACCCGCTGGAGATAG
- the USP19 gene encoding ubiquitin carboxyl-terminal hydrolase 19 isoform X3, with amino-acid sequence MSSSTNAPGQRRVSRGLDDATNKKKQKDRANQESKEVSRPELEQAETAQEKDSEEELLLDWKQNADEIIVKLNLGSGALKVEDVDAAFTDTDCVVKLPDGRQWSCQFYEEIESSCSKVQCKKGNFLQLVLQKKIPLHTWSSLLKRRKDGSKELAKGTTCWENGKEKAASAELAPEEPRAEGAEPPRSRREPSNPKRAPGRSEALGGKSPASPGTQSGPSAKRAVYLKVAPTEEEPNARVTGSVEPSKGHSGRAGSRRNGRASQVDAPTALADLAPPLEKAVVLAKESVPVEMPPLAATTEVFPHRVATCVEKRVLQPGSPAEALRGRDCTPVLGESSKTVPAATPPPSRDGEKRDWSKDDVALEAAADEPEPFVSLTFVKNDSYEKGNDLVVVHVYVKEIHKETSKVLFREQDFTLVFQTSDTNFLRLHPGCGPHTVFRWQVKLRNLIEPDQCTYNFTMSRIDVCLKKRQSQRWGGLEAPATRGAVGGAKVAMPTGPTPLDKNPPGSNQHPLSSKEEARASDKEKPRVEDGGLDGVAARTAPEHVAVKQEPHIPSPKPTCMVPPMTHSPVSTESVEDDEDEDEKKKVCLPGFTGLVNLGNTCFMNSVIQSLSNTRELRDYFHDRSFESEINYNNPLGTGGRLAIGFAMLLRALWKGTHHAFQPSKLKAVVASKASQFTGYAQHDAQEFMAFLLDGLHEDLNRIQNKPYTETVDSDGRPDEVVAEEAWQRHKMRNDSFIVDLFQGQYKSKLVCPVCSKVSITFDPFLYLPVPLPQKQKVLTVYYFAKEPHKKPIKFLVSISKENSSAMEVLDSVAHSVRVKPENLRLAEVIKNRFHRMFLPSNSLDTVSPTDLLLCFEVLSPELAKERVVELQVQQRPQVPSGPVAKCAACQKKQLPEDEKLRRCTRCYRVGYCNVACQKTHWPDHKALCRPENIGFPFLISVPESRLTYARLAQLLEGYARYSVSVFQPPFQLGRMSPDQGLQPLLPDKLDPLAKSSCAAATSAPELGDVDRATSLLQEPPLSPAVPELHLELGDTGTVRSKVLAARSSLLSLDSGFSEHMESQGDSCCEKEPSYERALKPEAAIPGYQHTPDSLSARATQFYINKIDAANREHKLEDKGDTPLELTDDCSLALVWKNNERLKEFVLVESKELECVEDPGSASEAARAGHFTLEQCLNLFTKPEVLAPEEAWYCPKCKQHREASKQLMLWRLPNVLIIQLKRFSFRSFIWRDKINDMVDFPVRSLDLSKFCIGRKGEQQLPMYDLYAVINHYGGMIGGHYTAYARLPNDKNSQRSDVGWRLFDDSTVTTVDESQVVTRYAYVLFYRRRNSPVERPLPGHPPDHRTERTPSAEAAASQELEAEEQELQLEAPQRPARNSWRPRGQKQSPGTPQHPDEGCVRYFVLATTAAIVALFLNVFYPLIYQTRWR; translated from the exons AGTTCTATGAGGAAATTGAGAGCTCCTGCAGCAAGGTCCAGTGCAAGAAGGGCAACTTTCTACAGCTTGTGCTTCAGAAGAAGATCCCACTCCATACCTGGTCTTCGCTTCTG aagagaaggaaagacgGATCCAAAGAGCTGGCCAAAGGGACCACATGCTGGGAGAATGGGAAGGAGAAggctgcttctgcagagctggccCCTGAAGAGCCAAGGGCTGAAGGTGCAGAACCGCCAAGGTCCCGCCGGGAGCCCTCCAACCCCAAGCGCGCTCCAGGAAGAAGTGAGGCTCTGGGAGGGAAAAGCCCAgccagcccagggacacagagcggcCCCAGCGCCAAGCGGGCAGTATACCTCAAAGTGGCTCCCACTGAAGAGGAGCCAAATGCCAGAGTCACTGGGAGCGTGGAGCCCAGCAAAGGGCACAGCGGGagggcaggcagccgccgcAATGGCAGAGCCAGCCAGGTTGATGCGCCCACAGCCCTCGCAGACCTCGCACCGCCACTGGAGAAG GCTGTGGTTTTGGCCAAGGAAAGTGTTCCTGTGGAGATGCCACCTCTCGCAGCTACCACAGAGGTGTTCCCCCACCGTGTTGCCACCTGTGTGGAGAAGAGGGtcctgcagccaggcagccctgctgaggCCTTGCGGGGCCGGGACTGCACACCTGTCCTGGGAGAGAGCTCTAAGACTGTCCCAGCAGCCACCCCTCCCCCGAGCAGAGACGGTGAGAAGAGGGACTGGTCCAAGGATGATGTGGCTCTGGAAGCAGCGGCTGATG AGCCAGAGCCTTTTGTGAGCCTGACCTTTGTCAAGAATGACTCATACGAGAAGGGCAATGACCTGGTGGTAGTGCACGTCTACGTGAAGGAGATCCACAAGGAGACGTCCAAGGTGTTATTCCGGGAGCAAGACTTCACCCTGGTGTTCCAGACAAG TGACACAAACTTCCTTCGCCTCCATCCTGGCTGTGGGCCCCACACAGTGTTCCGGTGGCAGGTGAAGCTCAG GAACCTTATTGAGCCAGACCAGTGCACGTACAACTTCACGATGTCTCGCATTGATGTCTGCCTGAAGAAACGCCAGAGCCagcgctggggggggctggaaGCTCCAGCCACACGAG GTGCAGTGGGTGGTGCAAAGGTTGCCATGCCTACAGGCCCTACCCCTCTGGACAAGAACCCCCCGGGCAGTAACCAGCACCCCCTGTCCAGCAAGGAGGAGGCCCGAGCCAGTGACAAAGAGAAGCCGCGTGTGGAAGATGGCGGACTGGATGGCGTGGCAGCCCGTACAGCCCCAGAGCATGTGGCAGTGAAGCAAGAGCCGCACATCCCCTCG CCCAAACCAACGTGCATGGTGCCACCAATGACACACAGCCCTGTGAGCACCGAGAGCGTGGAGGATGATGAGGATGAGGACGAGAAGAAGAAGGTCTGCCTGCCTGGCTTCACGGGGCTGGTGAACCTGGGCAACACCTGCTTCATGAACAGCGTCATCCAGTCCCTGTCTAACACCCGGGAACTGCGCGACTACTTCCATG ATCGGTCCTTTGAGTCTGAAATCAACTACAACAACCCGCTGGGGACGGGGGGACGCCTGGCCATTGGCTTTGCCATGCTGCTGCGAGCGCTGTGGAAGGGCACGCAccatgccttccagccctctAAACTGAAG GCAGTCGTGGCCAGCAAGGCCAGCCAGTTCACTGGCTATGCCCAGCACGATGCTCAGGAGTTCATGGCCTTCCTGCTCGATGGCCTGCATGAAGACCTCAACCGCATCCAGAACAAGCCCTACACAGAGACTGTTGACTCGGATGGGAGGCCTGACGAG GTGGTAGCTGAGGAGGCCTGGCAGCGACACAAGATGAGGAATGACTCTTTCATTGTGGACCTCTTCCAGGGCCAGTACAAATCCAAGCTGGTGTGCCCAGTGTGTTCCAAG GTGTCCATCACCTTTGACCCCTTCCTGTACCTCCCCGTGCCCCTCCCGCAGAAGCAGAAGGTGCTGACCGTCTACTACTTTGCAAAGGAACCGCACAAGAAACCCATCAAG TTCCTCGTGAGTATCAGCAAGGAGAACTCCAGTGCCATGGAGGTACTTGACTCAGTGGCCCACAGCGTGCGCGTGAAACCAGAGAACCTGCGCCTGGCAGAG GTGATCAAGAATCGCTTCCACCGCATGTTCCTGCCATCCAACTCGCTGGACACAGTCTCCCCcacagacctgctgctctgcttcGAGGTGCTGTCCCCAGAGCTGGCCAAGGAGCGGGTGGTCGAGCTGCAGGTCCAGCAG CGTCCACAGGTGCCCAGTGGCCCCGTCGCCAAGTGTGCGGCCTGCCAGAAGAAGCAGCTGCCAGAGGATGAGAAGCTCAGGCGCTGCACGAGGTGCTATCGAGTCGGTTACTGCAACGT GGCATGTCAGAAAACACACTGGCCAGACCACAAGGCTTTGTGCCGCCCCGAGAACATCGGTTTCCCCTTCCTCATCAGTGTGCCAGAGTCCCGCCTCACCTATGCCCGCCTGGCCCAACTGCTGGAGGGCTACGCAAG GTACTCAGTCAGCGTGTTCCAGCCTCCATTCCAGCTGGGCCGGATGTCACCAGaccaggggctgcagcctctgctcccaGACAAGCTGGACCCCCTGGccaaaagcagctgtgcagcagcCACCTCTGCCCCTGAGCTGGGGGACGTGGATAGGGCTACCAGCCTCCTGCAGGAGCCCCCGCTCTCGCCAGCTGTGCCTGAGCTGCACCTGGAGCTGGGGGACACTGGCACTGTCCGGAGCAAGGTCCTGGCAGCTAGGAGTTCCCTGTTGAGCTTGGATTCGGGCTTCTCTGAGCACATGGAGTCGCAGGGCGACAGCTGTTGTGAGAAGGAGCCATCCTATGAGAGAGCACTCAAGCCAGAAG CTGCCATCCCTGGGTACCAGCACACTCCAGACTCACTGAGCGCCCGTGCCACGCAGTTTTACATCAACAAGATCGATGCTGCCAACCGAGAGCACAAGCTGGAAGATAAAG GTGACACCCCCCTGGAGCTGACAGATGACTGCTCCCTTGCCCTGGTGTGGAAGAACAATGAACGCCTCAAGGAATTTGTGTTGGTGGAGTCCAAGGAGCTGGAGTGCGTGGAGGACCCAGGCTCGGCCAGTGAAGCAGCCCGGGCTGGCCACTTCACCCTGGAGCAGTGCCTCAATCTCTTCACCAAGCCCGAAGTCCTGGCCCCGGAAGAAGCGTG GTACTGCCCCAAGTGCAAGCAGCACCGTGAGGCCTCCAAGCAGCTGATGCTGTGGCGGCTACCCAACGTCCTCATTATCCAGCTCAAGCGCTTCTCCTTCCGCAGCTTTATTTGGAGGGACAAGATCAACGACATGGTGGACTTCCCTGTCCG GAGCCTGGACCTGAGCAAGTTCTGCATTGGCCggaagggagagcagcagctgcccatGTATGACCTATATGCTGTGATCAACCATTACGGAGGCATGATTGGGGGACACTACACGGCGTACGCCCGCCTGCCCAACGACAAGAACAGCCAGCGCAGTGACGTGG GCTGGCGGCTCTTTGACGACAGCACAGTCACCACCGTGGATGAGAGCCAGGTGGTAACCAGATACGCGTATGTCCTCTTCTACCGCCGGCGGAACTCTCCTGTGGAGAGACCCCTGCCAGGGCACCCCCCAGACCACCGAACCGAGCGCACCCCCTCTGCGGaagctgctgccagccag GAACTGGAGGCTGAAGAACAAGAGCTGCAGCTCGAGGCACCCCAAAGGCCTGCAAGAAACTCCTGGAGGCCTCGTGGCCAGAAGCAGAGTCCGGGCACTCCCCAGCACCCAGACGAAGGCTGCGTCAGATACTTTGTCCTGGCCACCACGGCCGCAATCGTGGCACTCTTCCTGAATGTCTTCTACCCGCTCATTTACCAGACCCGCTGGAGATAG